Part of the Lolium rigidum isolate FL_2022 chromosome 6, APGP_CSIRO_Lrig_0.1, whole genome shotgun sequence genome, TGGCTGTGGCCTGCTCCTTGAGGTCGGCAATGGCAACCTGGTTGGCTGTTGCTGCTCCTTGAGATCTGCAATGTCCGCCTCAATCTTGTGGAGGAAGGTACTCTGCAGGCCCTCTATGATCTCCTTCCTTGCAGCAGCAAGTTTGGTCTCGAGCTTCTTATCAAGCAGCTTGGAGATCATTGCTTCCTCAAAACAAGACACGGGCGGTTTTTACGAAACCTCTTTAAGCAAGGCGATACATGAAGAACCAAAAAATACAAGAAGATAGAAGGGAAGAAAAAGCGCGAAACAAAGTTCAATATTTACTCGATATGTTAGAAGGAGCAAAACTAACAGGTGCCAGAGCTGCTACAATTGCTTTCTAGTTTATGTTGTATTTCAAAGGAGTTGAGTTCAGCGAGGGAAGCCATGGATGTTGGTGATGGGGAAGCCATGGATAGTCGCGAGAGGCGGGAGGTGGGAGGACGGGGGTGAGGGAGTTTAGGCTTGGGAGCCAGGGATAGATCATACTGGAGCTGAAACCTCCCCTTTTCTCTCTGTTTATTTCTTTGATAACCATTACACAAATACTCCCTCGCTTATATAACAGCCAGCCGTTAAGAGATAGAAACCTAGTCAACTAGGACTCCTGATTCTAAACGTATTCTAATACTTCCAAATTAAGAAACCTATCAAATCTTAAGATAGGAAGGTTTAGATCTGCTGTATTATTCTAAACGAATCTAATAATTGCAAATTAAGGAAACTAACAAATCCTAAGATCGGCGCCCTACCATAGCTCAAGACCGCAGCAAAACTTCCGACTTGGAAATCCAGGCTCATGGACAGATCGGGGAGGCTTACGCTCGTCAAGGCTGTCCTTgctgcaatccccctgcaccagatCCTAGTGCTCCAGCCGCCAACATGCATTATCAAGTTATTGGAGAAAATTCAGCGCGGATTCCTTTGGGAAGGGCGAGCCGAGGCCAGCGGTGGGCACTGCCATGTCAATTGGCGCACGGTAAGCCTGCCAATAACGCTCGGTGGTCTTGGCATCCATGATCTGGAGAGGGCTGGGCTGGCGCTACGCTTACGTTGGCTGTGGCTCAGCAGAACTGACCAAGACAGAGCATGGAGCGGCTTAGATTTGCAATTCACCCAGCAGGAGCAGTGCCTATTCTTCGCCTCCACATACATTGTTGCCGGCGATGGGCAGACCGGCAGGTTCTGGGAGGACCGTTGGATCGATGGACGCTCCGTCAGCCAAATCGCACCGGAGCTGTATGCCTGCATCCCCAAGACACGCGGAAGGGAACGTCGATCGCTGACGGGCTGCATGCGCATCGCTGGGCTCGCGATATTCATGGCGTTATCGGCATTCGCGAGCTCGGCCAATACCTACTGCTCTGGAGGAAGGTGGAGCAATTCACACCCACCAACAAACCAGACCAAATGGTTTGGTGGTGGAACACTAGCGGCACATATTCCGCCAAGTCCTGCTACCTGAGCATGTTCCAAGGGTCCAAAACCTGCTGCGCATGGAGGCTAATCTGGAGAACCTGGGCACCGCCGCGAGTTAAGTTCTTCCATTGGCTTGCTTAGAAAGACCGATGTTGGACAGCGGAGCGACTGCAGAGACACGGCCTACAGCATCACCCCAGATGCCTCCTCTGCGACCAGGAACCGGAATCGATGAGGCACCTACTGCTAGCATGCCCCTTATCGAGGCATGTCTGGCACGACACTCTGGCATTGCTCAGACTCACCTGTAGGCCACCTGACAATGAGCCCACGCTCCATGACTGGTGGATCATGGCGAGGCAAGCAACTCCGAAGCATATGCGCAAGGGTCTTGCCACTGTGACGCTGCTCATCCCCTGGTTGATCTGGAAGCACCGAAACGCTTGCGTCTTTGAGGGAGAAAGGCCTACAGTCCAGCGCGTGTGTGAACAGTTTAGGGTAGAAGCGACACTTTGGGCTAGAGCCGGTGCGGCTGGCCTTCTGGGATGTGCACTGattccatgtatctgtaacaccccccccccccccttggaggCCAACCTATGTAACTAACTCTTCTTTGCAATGAAAAGAAACGCAATgtcattgcgttttctcgaaaaaaaagataGGAAGGTTTAGATCTGATGTATTGCTTGTCATGTGTGACAGTGTTTTAAGGTATTACCTGCATCGGAAACTACCGTCAGTTGAGCGAACATGTTCGGATGTAATTATGTTTGCATTATTGTCATCACTCATCACTTATCATTAATGTCTATGGGATGACAAAAAAAATCAACAGCACCACATTACCATAATTCCTGGTAAGGCTAGTAAGATGTGAGGTTAATTATGTTAGAGTTGATGTTTTCACCAGCTGAGCATATACGTCACTTACTTTTCATGATTTAAGAATTAGTTTCTTGACTACAGACTGCAACGCACTGTATAGACTTATTATGTGTTATGAGATCTCCCTAGACGCTGTGATGAGTGACTTGATTTTGGTATGACATTTATGCTGATTATGGATACATGTATTTACAGAATGTTGTGCAGAAAGGTACTGGAGGCTGGAAGAAGGTTGTGAAAGCTTTTGGGAGTGACATTTTGTTGGAAAATGGAGAAATTGacagagcttgcttaggtcagatTGTTTTCTCTGACCCAGTGAAAAGAAAACTTCTAAACAGGTATAGTTTCTGTTAACACAtatttcatcttttttttttattcTATTTATTTGAGTGACAACTGACAACTACTACATGATTACTACTTTTGAAAATACCTATTTATTCTCGCATACCTCATCTTGTTCTGATTTCTAGAAAAAAATGTCATAAGTTTGTTGCCCATTCAGTTCACATTAACTGTGCTCATAGTTTTTTAAATTATGTTTCATATACTGATGATGAAATTTGATGAAGTTTACTATTAACAATactaattattttattttatttataacACTGCAGTAAGATCATATAATATGATACCAATTTACATTCTGTTGCATTCTTATAATTTTTCCTTGAGATATCAAGGATACTTGTTTGTCAAAATTATGCTTGTATCCTGACTACATTTTGGTTTCTTCATTGTGGCTATTTTCAGTCTTCTGGCACCAAATATTTCATTTGGTATATTTTGGGAGATACTAAAACTGTGGGCAAACGGATGCACGGTTATCGTCGTCGACATCCCGCTCTTGTTCGAGACAAAGATGGACCGATGGACGAACCCTGTCGTTGTTGTATGGGTGGATCCCAAAACACAGATGGAGAGGCTCATGTCAAGAGACGGGTGCAGCGAAGAACAAGCTCAGAACCGGATCAACGCCCAGCTTGCGCTGGACTGGAAGAAGTCCGAAGCTGACATAGTGATCAACAATTCCGGCTCACTGGATGACACGAAACAACAGTTCCAGGAAGTGCTGAAGCAAGTTTCAGGTCCATTGACATGGAAGGAGCGCTTGATGTCAAGGGATGGCCTTCTCTCTATCGTTGTATGCACAACAGCAGGGGTTTTACTTGCTCAGAAGAATCTGCTATGATCTTCGTTAGATGCTTAGGATTTGACTAGGTTAATGGGTTGAAAATTGCGAAGTGTGGCTAGAGATTGAACATTAAACCAGCACGATTATAGTTGTGTTCAACATTTTGGATTCATGCAGCTACTGCTGAAATTTTGAGCACTGGAATAAATTTTGTAAGTGATTGCTTGTGTTGTCTGTGTGTTCTGCATCTGTATTCGCAACGGAAGCATCAATTGTTTAGAAACTGGTTGATACGAGAGAATGCGGTAGACCCGTAGAAAGAATATAAGCTaggggttttttttttgaaaataatatAAGCTAGGTTTAGTAGTTGTGTGTGTGACATataaataaatataaataaatcatACTAAGTGAGTACTTTGAATCTAAATAATTTTATTGATATGATAGATCAAACGGAAAAAAAATAAATGAAGCTAAAAAAAACAGTCTGCTCCCCTGTACTTTTTGGAGGTAACAACACTTGGCCGAAAGATACAGGATTAGAATGCCCTGcattttgttcaaaaaaaaaagaatgcccTGCGTTCACATACAGTTGGTCCATTACTATGTGATGATCCAAAGTTCTAATCGTAATTGAATTTTTTTcttaatacaaataatatattataGGAAAATAAAATGAGATACACAATCAAGCAAGGGGTATAAAATATTTGTCCTTGTGGATTCTAGAGGACAAAACATATTTTCCATCATTTAGGAAATTCAAGATATGCAAAATAAGGAGATCCTAGCAATTAAAATAACCGATGATCTCTGCAAAAATACTCGTAGCCATAGCCGCAGAGTCTGCTGTCTATAGCCGTAGCTTGCCTGGTCGGTGTCATCCAATTGTTTGCAAAACAAAAGGCTGCCATCTAGCTGGTCGACGTACTAGCTAGCTAGGCGTAGGACTGGACGGCTGGTAGGACATTGCCATGGCATGGCCCTGCAATATGGAGCAGCGCCCGTGCCGTGTTGGGGCACGCATGCTTGACGTGCTGCGACTCGGTGCTGCTGCCACAGATGCTTGACGTGACAATGCACGAACTGAACTGTGCTGTAAAAATTCATTGCATTCACCCACTTCAATTTTACTAGCACCACCAGCTCCGGCTCGTCTCGTCTTCCTCCCCAAGCCGCCTATAAAACGTGCCGTTCTCCTTGAGCTGCCTGGCTATAaaacggaggaggagcataccacGAGATGCATCCAGCCCACTCTAGCTATCCTCTCTCATCTGAGCAAGAAATGGCGCCAGTGTTAGCAGACTTGAGTTTCGTGGAGGAAGAGCTAAGGAAGCCGACCCTCTGGGGGTCATCGGAATGGGTGTGTAGAGAAAGCACGTCGCCGGCCGGACGTGGATCTCGGCACGGTCTACGGCTTTCCTATGCCATCCATTCCAATGATTCCCAGGCGCTCCTTCCTTGGCTTCTGTCCTTCCAGCTATTTTTCGGTGTGTGACCCACCACTTGCTAAGTTGCTAACCCTCTTCAGCCAAACAAAGTTCATGTAGTTTGGCCAGCAAGTTTGGGTGTAGTAGCTGGCTGCTAGTGCAAGTTTATGGGTTTTAACAACTCGCTAGCAAAAATGGTGGCAAATCTTATACTCTCCTTCCCTCTGTCATAGTTCAATGAAATTTTATTGCTTGAGAGTAAATAGTTCGTTATTTTTTTTACCGTATGTACTTCGGTGAGTTCATATACAAGAAACTAATCTGTCAAGTGATTAGTTCTTGTCCTGAAAACATGGAAAACAAAAGAGGATCTCAACTCCGAGCTCCCTCTTTTGTAGGGAGCCTCATTTTTCCGATGTATCACTTTTGGGGAAATTGAGTTCGTTTTAGTGGATTTTTGCCCGTTCTCACTTCTCTGTGCTGATAAAATGACTTACAAAATAATACTCCAGattgagtagtagtagtagtacagtTCATGGTGACCATTATATCTTCAGTTCCTTAGCATCGGAGCTGCCGAAGTCAAGCATGGCAGCGTCCACCGGCTCACCGCCGCATCGGTGTTCTCATTTCATGGCCACGAGACGGCGTCGACGTCCCTGCCGGTCTGCAGGGTCTTGCGGTGCACGGGTGCCCATCGGTggtgccgacggcggcggcagcggaacCAAGTGTCGGCGCCCGCACCCTGGACACGGATTTTTCGACCCCCCGGCATGCGGCGGCGGTGGCACCGATCCCTCGCGCTTTCCGTATACACCAACTGCATAGCAATGTCGAACGTGAAGCACATACTTGCATCTTAATGTACACTATGTTAATGAAGTAGTCGTTGCTACGATGCTATTCTGCATGCCCATGAATCAGTGACCAATAAACTACATAGCTTAAGCTTAGATCGGACATAGCGTTACCTGGCACGGAACAGCAGATGAAAAGGGCAGCCAGGACTAGGAGCGCCAGACTGCGCGCCGAagaagacgatgacgaagagCAGTGGGAGCGGCGCGCCATGATCCTACAAAACGAAGATGTCTTCTTTGGGATACTAATACAAAACCAGTGTCAAGGAGCGAAGAAAGCGCACTGGACACGCCCTCGCGTCGCCCGCAGCGGGCGACTCGGGGGAGCctcacccgcgccgccgccggcccccagggcaccctcctccctcccgccgctgccgctggcctggccgcggtggcggcggcccccgCCGCCGAAGGTGGTTGGGGGAGTCCCGCGGTGAACGCGTGGTCGACCGGCGACCCGCTCCCGTTCGCTCCGCCTCCCACGGCGGCCGGACGACGGCGGTTAGcgacggcggcggttgggggaTTCTGCTTCGGCGAGCACGCGCTGGGCTGCGCGGCTGGCGCTGGCGCCGGCCCTTCGGCGTGGCtgcttcgatggcgcggccggggctggatCTGGGCCTGggagggcccgatctgggcctgctCGGGTGGTGCTCGCCGGCGCTGgcaagccggggcggcggccccgggacgCGGTGGTGGTGGGTTTGGGGCGGCCGGCTTCGCCTCGGCACGGAGGTTGCGCGGAGGACGGCGGGTCTCGGGGTGTCTCGGCGCGGCGGTCGCGTGGAGGCTGCTCCCAGCCTCGTCGGTGTCCCGGTGGCCGTGGTGGGCCACTGCGTGTGGCAGGCTGCCATTGTTGGCGCCTGCAAGCCCATGGCAGAGGTGAGCCATGGCGCatggacggcggcgcggcggcgcggcgcttgGTGGACCGGGCGTTTGTTTTGCAACGACTCGGGAACGGCGGCAGGTTTGGCATGAGGAGCTGGCCTACCGTGCGTGGAGGCCGGAGCGGCGGCCCCGGGAACAAGGCGTGTTGATGATATGCCCTGGCTGTGTGGGcggcagggcatgtctccgtgACGTGGGCGGCGCCCCTGTTGCGTTGGTTTGTGCTCGTCCGGGGTCTGGGCTGTCTTTGACAGTGGCGGTGCTGTAGGTCTCCGGACGAAAGTCTTGCCCGACTCGGTCGGTGCCGGCAACGACGACGCTCGAGGGCGCcgttttcctccttggaggcgttgccGTGGAGTCCTCACACACCTCCGCCTATCAttccggggtgaaaacccaaatccTGCTGCGCTGGATTGAAtgacggcggcgtctttggacgtcgtgacctccttggaggcgtcattttttgGAATGTTTGGGAGCCACCTCCGGCAATGCCTGGCTGCTGCTTGGGTCGACGCTTTCGTGTTCCGTCGGTGCGCGAGTGCCGCTGGCTTGCATTGCGGCATGCCTCACCCCTCGAAGCTTGAAAGGCCTAGCCGTCTCTCTCGGCTCTGACTTCCTTTCCAGGGACGTGGACCGGGCAGTCGCGGCGCTCGCTGTTGCCGTCGTGCTGGTGCCATTCGGCGGCGCTCCGGACCTGGTTTCTCCGGGTCGTGTGGCCAGTGTGCGGGTTTTCGCCGGTTTTCCCGGAAAAACTGTGCCGTGTGTGGTTTTCTATTGTccggttttccttataaaccggacacggtgttgtgtttgtatcggttttcggccagtttcccttataaactggccaaatttcctcttcttaatgaaaagcgcagagctcccgccggttgctccaaaaaaaaaaaaaaaaaaaaaaaaaaaaaaacccagtgTCAAGCAACTAGCTGGGTTTGTGTTTAGCCTCGCCGTAGCTCACGCGCTCAGCCTTTTCATTGATCAC contains:
- the LOC124661520 gene encoding dephospho-CoA kinase-like, coding for MRLVGLTGGIASGKSTVSSLFKSAGVPVVDADIVARNVVQKGTGGWKKVVKAFGSDILLENGEIDRACLGQIVFSDPVKRKLLNSLLAPNISFGIFWEILKLWANGCTVIVVDIPLLFETKMDRWTNPVVVVWVDPKTQMERLMSRDGCSEEQAQNRINAQLALDWKKSEADIVINNSGSLDDTKQQFQEVLKQVSGPLTWKERLMSRDGLLSIVVCTTAGVLLAQKNLL